One Halobacteriovorax sp. GB3 genomic window carries:
- a CDS encoding tetratricopeptide repeat protein has protein sequence MEKIDISSELTRGIEAFKKGEYAKASTLFNEVIEVDGKNVDAFFYLANIFHIRGEIGKAIKAFNKVLEIDPNHTDASISLSVLYNDIGHYENAKKVFEKANERVKAKKTGEGIEDKHINKKFAIKHLEIADLYLTYNRFDEALFEYNKVVALDPENYEARIKVAKVYAKKGFSSKAFDELQRLKNENPSYQPARVAMGVLYYGNGKILEAQSEWERVLSMDPKNSEAAMYLNLSKTATETSL, from the coding sequence ATGGAAAAAATTGATATTTCTAGTGAACTAACAAGAGGTATTGAAGCCTTTAAAAAAGGTGAGTATGCCAAGGCCTCTACACTTTTTAATGAAGTCATTGAAGTCGATGGAAAGAATGTCGATGCATTTTTCTATCTCGCTAATATCTTTCATATCAGAGGTGAAATTGGTAAAGCGATTAAGGCCTTTAATAAGGTTTTAGAAATCGATCCTAATCACACTGATGCTTCAATTAGTTTATCAGTTCTTTATAATGATATTGGTCACTATGAGAATGCGAAGAAAGTTTTTGAAAAGGCCAATGAAAGAGTAAAGGCAAAGAAAACTGGTGAAGGAATTGAAGATAAGCATATCAATAAAAAATTTGCTATTAAGCACCTCGAAATAGCAGACCTTTATCTTACTTATAATAGATTTGATGAAGCTTTATTTGAGTATAATAAAGTTGTTGCTCTTGATCCTGAGAACTATGAAGCAAGAATCAAAGTTGCAAAAGTCTATGCGAAGAAAGGATTTAGTTCAAAGGCCTTTGATGAACTTCAAAGATTAAAAAATGAAAATCCATCGTATCAACCCGCAAGAGTTGCTATGGGTGTCCTTTATTATGGAAACGGTAAAATTTTAGAAGCTCAAAGTGAGTGGGAAAGAGTTTTATCAATGGATCCAAAAAACTCTGAAGCAGCAATGTATTTGAATCTCTCAAAGACAGCGACTGAAACAAGTTTATAA
- the flgK gene encoding flagellar hook-associated protein FlgK yields the protein MSDLLNIGRTGLAASKKALETTGHNIANANTDGYSRQKVQQTTNVPITKSGLIHGTGVRVTGVNRVHDQFVEKRLRDSTSENEYFQSRADNLRQVEEIFNEIDNGGLNQVLNRFFNSFRDLANQPENETIRSVVRDNAKLVIKDFNRIRTTLDQLSRNIDNSMERTVGDINQKIKEIATLNRKIAELEAMHGETGDLRDQRDLAIKALSKIVKIHTYEDEKGNFNVAAKGVGTLVTAANVVPLRFGTQGIDQSSNGMDGSGEIFYEGRPSTPITSGFMKGSLSATTEVRNKDIKNLRENIDQIAYDFINSVNAIHKRGYVNREIQTDESGNPVSSFDAQGPVTGINFFKIPTSIKNAALNIDMSDDVKSDLSNIATALSPNSSGDNRVALAISKIQHERFMEGGQSTIEENFLKTVGKVGLESGKAQLDAEQSEGILAQVTNVKERISGVSIDEEAANMVKFQHVYEAAAKVMQTADEMFKTVINIKR from the coding sequence TTGTCTGATTTATTAAATATTGGAAGAACCGGATTAGCAGCATCTAAGAAGGCCCTTGAAACAACAGGGCACAATATTGCTAATGCTAATACTGACGGTTATTCCAGACAAAAAGTCCAACAAACAACAAATGTTCCTATCACTAAAAGTGGTCTTATTCATGGAACAGGTGTTCGTGTAACTGGTGTAAATCGTGTTCACGATCAATTTGTTGAAAAAAGATTAAGAGATAGTACTTCTGAAAATGAATACTTCCAATCTCGTGCAGATAATTTAAGACAAGTAGAAGAAATTTTTAATGAAATTGACAATGGTGGTTTAAACCAGGTTTTAAACAGATTTTTCAACTCATTTCGCGATCTAGCTAATCAACCAGAAAATGAAACAATTCGTTCTGTTGTTCGCGATAATGCTAAACTTGTCATCAAAGACTTCAATAGAATTCGCACAACACTCGACCAGCTTTCTAGAAATATCGATAACTCTATGGAACGCACGGTTGGGGATATTAATCAAAAAATTAAAGAGATCGCTACGCTTAACCGTAAAATTGCAGAACTAGAAGCAATGCATGGAGAAACGGGAGATCTACGAGATCAGCGAGATCTTGCGATTAAGGCCTTATCAAAAATTGTTAAAATTCATACATATGAAGATGAAAAAGGAAATTTTAACGTTGCAGCGAAAGGTGTAGGTACGCTTGTTACTGCTGCTAATGTTGTTCCCCTGCGCTTTGGAACACAAGGTATAGATCAATCTTCAAATGGTATGGATGGATCTGGAGAGATCTTCTATGAAGGTCGCCCTTCAACTCCTATCACAAGTGGTTTCATGAAAGGAAGTCTTTCAGCAACTACTGAAGTAAGAAATAAAGATATTAAAAATTTAAGAGAAAATATCGACCAAATTGCTTATGACTTCATTAATTCTGTTAATGCTATTCATAAACGTGGTTACGTTAACAGAGAAATCCAGACAGATGAAAGTGGAAATCCTGTGTCAAGTTTTGATGCTCAAGGTCCTGTAACTGGAATTAACTTTTTTAAAATACCTACATCAATTAAAAACGCCGCTTTAAATATTGATATGAGTGACGATGTAAAATCAGACCTATCAAATATCGCGACGGCCCTTAGTCCAAATAGTTCCGGTGACAACCGCGTTGCCCTCGCTATTTCAAAAATTCAACATGAACGTTTTATGGAAGGTGGCCAATCTACGATTGAAGAAAACTTCTTAAAGACCGTTGGTAAAGTTGGGCTTGAGTCTGGTAAGGCTCAATTAGATGCCGAGCAATCTGAAGGAATTTTAGCTCAGGTAACTAATGTTAAAGAACGTATTAGTGGTGTTTCTATTGATGAAGAAGCTGCCAATATGGTTAAGTTTCAACACGTTTATGAAGCTGCAGCAAAAGTCATGCAAACAGCTGATGAAATGTTTAAAACTGTTATTAATATTAAAAGGTAA
- the csrA gene encoding carbon storage regulator CsrA: MLVLTRKLGESIAIDDHIKIVVVQIKGKQVRLGIKAPKETKIHREEVYQAIQDQNIEASTADLSSISSLNDELNKK, translated from the coding sequence ATGCTGGTATTGACACGGAAGCTGGGTGAATCCATTGCAATTGACGATCACATTAAGATCGTTGTTGTCCAAATTAAAGGGAAACAAGTCCGTCTTGGTATCAAGGCCCCTAAAGAGACTAAAATTCACAGAGAGGAAGTCTATCAGGCTATCCAGGATCAGAACATAGAAGCTTCTACGGCAGACCTGAGCTCAATTTCCTCACTCAATGACGAATTGAATAAGAAATAA
- the fliW gene encoding flagellar assembly protein FliW, which produces MKINTTRFGELEVDNKDIITFNEGLLGFEKLTKFFIVDPGDQTLILWLQSVDDSATAFPIIEPKIFKPDYAVKLLPAELNSLNLESLSNASVYTILTIPTDVKQMSANLKAPIVINNQSKAARQIVLQDSKLEVKCEMYTDLKRYIVNYSSDDSRRTNVHIEDKPETTIVSPDAQNQISPKQPNLEA; this is translated from the coding sequence GTGAAAATCAACACAACTAGATTTGGTGAACTTGAAGTAGATAATAAAGACATCATTACTTTTAATGAAGGTCTTCTAGGTTTTGAAAAACTAACTAAGTTTTTTATTGTTGATCCAGGTGATCAAACACTTATCCTTTGGCTTCAGTCTGTTGACGATTCTGCAACAGCGTTCCCAATCATTGAACCTAAAATTTTTAAACCAGACTATGCAGTTAAACTTCTTCCAGCTGAGCTTAATAGCCTCAACTTAGAAAGTTTATCAAACGCTAGTGTTTATACAATTCTAACAATTCCAACTGATGTTAAACAAATGTCTGCTAACCTTAAGGCTCCAATTGTAATTAACAATCAGTCGAAAGCTGCAAGACAAATCGTTCTCCAAGACAGCAAGTTAGAAGTTAAATGTGAAATGTATACTGATCTTAAAAGATACATTGTTAATTATTCTTCTGATGATTCTAGAAGAACAAATGTTCACATTGAAGACAAGCCAGAAACAACTATTGTTTCTCCTGATGCTCAAAACCAAATTTCACCAAAACAACCAAATCTTGAAGCATAA
- the bamD gene encoding outer membrane protein assembly factor BamD: protein MKIIKSLGLTISLLSALLLGSCAVTRPEGKTEAEVLFKEAQELVNAGRYLLATEKLRTIRSKYSYSLFNAKAELLQADILYMQESYVEAAAAYIIFRDFHTKYTELDYVLFRIAESYYNQIPETFDRDLSAAHMAIQYYTELLRSYRASKYLEGAKTKIEKAKQMIRNKEKYIADFYYKTEKYNASKVRYEKILKEFPDREDLRSYAIYKHMQASYMLEDKQACLTMFEKYQSFLSDKEKTKAANLVKECETLKVENKNGKN from the coding sequence GTGAAAATAATTAAATCTCTTGGCCTTACGATATCATTACTTTCTGCTTTGTTATTAGGTTCTTGTGCAGTAACAAGACCAGAGGGAAAAACAGAAGCAGAAGTTCTTTTTAAAGAAGCGCAAGAACTTGTTAATGCCGGAAGGTATTTACTTGCTACTGAAAAGTTAAGAACAATTCGTTCAAAGTATTCATATAGTTTATTCAATGCAAAGGCCGAGTTACTTCAAGCTGATATTCTTTATATGCAAGAAAGTTATGTAGAGGCAGCGGCTGCTTATATTATCTTTAGAGACTTTCACACGAAGTATACTGAGTTAGATTACGTTCTTTTTAGAATTGCTGAATCTTACTACAATCAAATTCCTGAGACGTTTGACAGGGATCTCAGTGCTGCACACATGGCCATTCAGTACTACACTGAACTTCTTAGGAGTTACCGTGCTTCTAAATATCTAGAAGGTGCTAAAACAAAGATTGAAAAAGCAAAGCAAATGATTCGAAATAAAGAAAAGTATATTGCTGATTTCTATTATAAGACTGAAAAGTACAATGCCTCGAAAGTTCGTTATGAGAAGATTTTGAAAGAATTTCCTGACCGTGAAGATCTTAGAAGTTATGCAATTTATAAGCACATGCAAGCATCTTATATGCTAGAAGATAAGCAGGCGTGTCTAACAATGTTTGAAAAGTATCAATCTTTTCTTTCTGATAAAGAAAAAACTAAGGCCGCAAACCTCGTTAAAGAATGTGAAACTTTAAAGGTAGAAAATAAAAATGGAAAAAATTGA
- a CDS encoding flagellar protein FlgN, translated as MEKTSQLQLLYFRITDLWKEFCELHNQLFEYTCDEYSHLLASELEDLEETINKKKKVIEKIGFLEKQRLHLITDLNKILDNKQVNTVSELTQFFHDFETEKEQKHLFRFNALLVDIIQKIQDQNKRNQVFINKAIHSLKEIREDAIGQKSYATYNSFGKAKAKSLNI; from the coding sequence ATGGAAAAGACATCACAACTCCAGTTACTCTATTTTAGAATTACTGATTTATGGAAAGAGTTCTGTGAACTTCACAATCAACTTTTTGAATATACATGTGATGAATACTCTCACCTCTTGGCGAGTGAGCTTGAGGATTTAGAGGAAACAATTAATAAAAAGAAAAAAGTGATTGAGAAAATTGGCTTTTTAGAAAAGCAAAGACTTCACCTCATCACAGATTTGAATAAAATTCTAGATAACAAACAAGTTAATACTGTTAGTGAATTAACTCAGTTTTTTCATGATTTTGAAACTGAGAAAGAGCAAAAGCATTTATTTCGCTTCAATGCACTTCTCGTTGATATTATTCAAAAGATTCAAGATCAAAATAAGAGAAATCAAGTTTTTATTAATAAGGCCATCCATTCCCTCAAGGAAATCCGTGAGGATGCTATTGGCCAAAAAAGTTACGCAACTTATAATTCGTTTGGAAAAGCGAAGGCCAAGAGCTTAAATATTTAG
- a CDS encoding tetratricopeptide repeat protein: MENTSTTEVLKSLESLYLKGEFGKALELLIKSKTQFPTAEFHYNMGTVLAKQGDFAAARYNFELAIKNGTFSSAIKNNLEFTKTQLAITDISNSRESWELWLDRSLSVPYEATFSIVLVLLLGLTLLFRFNKIKSKIVYGLVSALLLAIPLCHMGLHKKFDIAINLKDQEIYEGPSSVYDSIGKLDAGAKIILGQIDKDWVMVEYPLKYAGWVKRETLGNL, from the coding sequence ATGGAGAATACTAGCACGACAGAAGTCTTAAAGTCATTAGAATCCCTTTATTTAAAAGGTGAGTTTGGTAAAGCACTTGAACTATTAATAAAGAGCAAGACGCAGTTCCCGACTGCAGAATTTCACTACAATATGGGAACCGTTTTAGCGAAACAAGGCGATTTCGCTGCTGCCCGTTATAATTTCGAATTGGCCATTAAAAATGGCACTTTCTCAAGCGCAATTAAAAATAATTTAGAATTCACTAAAACTCAGCTAGCAATAACTGATATCTCAAATTCGCGTGAATCTTGGGAGCTCTGGTTGGATAGAAGTTTAAGTGTGCCTTACGAGGCGACATTCAGTATTGTATTAGTACTACTGTTGGGACTGACTCTTCTTTTTCGATTCAATAAGATAAAATCTAAAATAGTTTATGGCCTTGTCTCTGCTCTGTTGTTAGCAATACCACTATGTCATATGGGACTACATAAGAAATTTGATATTGCCATCAATTTAAAAGATCAAGAAATCTATGAAGGTCCTTCTTCCGTTTATGATTCAATCGGTAAGTTGGATGCAGGTGCAAAAATAATACTAGGCCAAATTGATAAGGACTGGGTTATGGTTGAGTACCCATTAAAGTATGCAGGATGGGTAAAACGAGAAACCCTAGGGAATTTGTAA
- the flgM gene encoding flagellar biosynthesis anti-sigma factor FlgM, with the protein MTNIDTRSSFFPNTKTKTSSNPLAETLLKRNSPDRVKELNTYAKSDSKVDISDAIKDFAKIKRVADSAPEVDNSDKIARLKSQIQAGTYKVDYDALADKILSEEV; encoded by the coding sequence ATGACTAACATTGATACACGTTCAAGTTTCTTTCCAAACACAAAGACTAAGACAAGCTCTAATCCTCTAGCTGAAACATTGCTTAAAAGAAATTCACCTGATCGTGTGAAAGAGCTTAATACTTATGCAAAGTCTGATTCTAAAGTTGATATCTCTGATGCAATCAAAGATTTCGCTAAAATCAAAAGAGTTGCTGACTCTGCCCCAGAGGTTGATAACTCAGATAAAATTGCACGCCTTAAAAGCCAAATCCAAGCTGGAACTTATAAAGTCGATTACGATGCACTAGCAGATAAGATTTTAAGTGAAGAGGTTTAG
- a CDS encoding cyclic nucleotide-binding domain-containing protein has protein sequence MASYENEITNKIDNKETLPEKLDIPTLKYFWQANPLVRNKQTIPKFLRRVEVLKNFSDYQLLILSRFLHHRSFSKGEVIFKEGDIGVGFYFLLGGSAALYSTQDDGSQALIVNLDRGEYFGELSILQDKGTRNASALAGEGCELLGIFKPDLEALIDQHPIVATKLIHSISIIIAHRFYNVTSELKILKQRLKQLEETNAKNNE, from the coding sequence ATGGCCAGTTACGAAAATGAGATCACAAATAAAATTGATAACAAAGAAACTCTACCTGAAAAGTTAGATATTCCGACGCTCAAGTATTTCTGGCAGGCAAATCCTCTTGTTCGTAACAAGCAGACGATTCCTAAGTTTCTAAGAAGAGTGGAAGTTCTTAAGAACTTTTCTGATTACCAATTACTAATTCTATCTCGCTTTCTTCATCACAGAAGTTTTTCTAAAGGTGAAGTCATCTTTAAAGAAGGGGATATAGGCGTAGGTTTTTACTTTTTGCTTGGTGGTTCAGCGGCCCTCTATTCAACTCAAGACGATGGTTCTCAGGCCCTCATCGTAAACCTCGATAGAGGCGAATACTTTGGAGAACTTTCGATTCTTCAAGATAAGGGAACACGTAATGCTTCAGCTCTTGCAGGCGAAGGTTGTGAACTCCTAGGAATTTTTAAACCAGATCTAGAGGCTTTGATTGATCAGCATCCAATTGTGGCGACGAAGTTAATTCACTCTATATCAATCATTATTGCTCATCGCTTTTATAATGTTACAAGTGAGCTGAAGATTTTAAAGCAAAGACTTAAACAACTAGAAGAGACTAATGCAAAGAACAACGAGTAA
- the flgL gene encoding flagellar hook-associated protein FlgL, translating to MTRVSENSQHASMQFALNKAKNRLENLQLKGATLRSMTKPSDNPVSNVESMQLTSSMNDNKQYVRNGNFALMHLNVTEKSLDELTNILTKAKELAIAQSSDFYNEDVRKNVSKEVSQLRNLALSIANKRIGQKYIFSGYKTLKQPFDSSGNYHGDKGNITLEVAKDFFVPVNIDGHSVFFSETESSSYEPSPLKNFPQMNKSRPDGEQFEDTEIEPSRDLASVDEANPANQGYEKRENIFALLDNLVSGLENNEPKVVQGLLEKFDTAISRLITLRTKVGSITNSVETTMSNIESENIDQAARKSSLVDADIAEIFSDLTRQQEVLKTTYKSTQGMLNQTLLDFLR from the coding sequence ATGACGAGAGTATCTGAAAATAGTCAACATGCTTCAATGCAATTTGCTTTAAATAAAGCAAAGAATAGACTTGAGAACCTTCAATTGAAGGGTGCAACTCTACGTTCTATGACTAAGCCTTCAGATAATCCTGTAAGTAATGTCGAATCTATGCAGCTGACAAGCTCTATGAACGACAATAAACAATACGTTCGAAATGGGAATTTCGCTCTCATGCACCTCAATGTTACTGAGAAGTCACTTGATGAGCTCACAAATATCCTTACCAAAGCAAAAGAATTAGCGATTGCCCAATCTTCAGATTTTTATAATGAAGATGTTCGTAAAAACGTTTCTAAAGAAGTTTCACAATTAAGAAACCTAGCTCTCTCTATTGCTAATAAAAGAATTGGACAAAAATATATCTTCTCGGGATATAAAACTCTTAAACAGCCTTTTGATAGCAGTGGTAACTATCATGGAGATAAGGGAAATATCACTTTAGAAGTTGCAAAAGACTTCTTTGTTCCCGTTAATATCGATGGTCACTCTGTCTTCTTTAGCGAGACTGAATCGTCTTCTTATGAGCCTAGTCCATTAAAAAACTTTCCTCAGATGAATAAATCTCGACCTGATGGAGAGCAATTTGAAGATACCGAGATTGAACCTAGCCGTGATCTAGCCTCTGTAGATGAAGCGAATCCAGCTAATCAAGGTTATGAAAAGAGGGAGAATATTTTTGCCCTCCTCGACAACCTTGTCTCTGGGCTTGAAAATAATGAGCCTAAAGTTGTTCAAGGACTTCTTGAAAAATTTGATACTGCAATTTCTAGATTAATTACTCTAAGGACTAAAGTTGGTTCGATCACTAACTCTGTAGAAACTACTATGAGTAATATTGAATCTGAGAATATTGACCAAGCGGCGCGTAAAAGTTCCCTAGTCGATGCTGATATTGCTGAAATTTTTTCAGATCTCACTAGACAACAAGAAGTTTTAAAGACAACGTACAAATCGACGCAAGGCATGTTAAATCAAACTCTGCTCGACTTTTTGCGTTAA
- a CDS encoding AI-2E family transporter, with protein sequence MQRTTSKIERVRIVFFILVFLISFGILFQLPRISVPIAISFILNLIFSPLIPRLVKMGLSRTLATWSIFIGIMFFSVYPVVKVAPMITQETQNFQYYIPKVERFIENKYREVRVKIKEKTGYTIEDKYVVDGFNYVRTTTASFLLNLPKTLANLIEWIFVVPLFVFFMLKDGHRIKSLILKITPNSIFERFYFLSHQFNKKLGDYIFAKIVEATIVGLVITLGLLMLDVRFALLFGLIAAITNVIPYLGPVLGSVPALVFGVVDYGMGTTFGAMCILYIIANAIDIAIVFPILVSKIVDLHPIIVVLSVIIGSQAFGILGMVISIPLAAALKLICSEIYAEIYQNRYR encoded by the coding sequence ATGCAAAGAACAACGAGTAAAATTGAAAGAGTAAGAATTGTCTTCTTTATCCTAGTCTTCCTCATATCGTTTGGAATTCTCTTTCAGTTACCAAGAATTTCAGTTCCTATTGCTATCTCATTTATTTTGAATCTAATTTTTAGTCCATTGATTCCGCGTCTTGTTAAAATGGGGCTTAGTAGAACACTCGCGACTTGGTCTATCTTTATTGGAATTATGTTTTTTAGTGTTTACCCGGTCGTAAAAGTTGCGCCAATGATCACTCAAGAGACGCAAAACTTTCAATACTATATTCCTAAAGTTGAACGCTTTATTGAAAATAAATATCGTGAAGTAAGAGTTAAAATAAAGGAAAAGACCGGTTATACAATTGAAGATAAATACGTTGTTGATGGTTTTAATTACGTTAGAACAACAACGGCTTCTTTTCTTTTAAATTTACCTAAAACTCTAGCTAATTTGATTGAGTGGATATTTGTAGTTCCGCTGTTTGTCTTTTTTATGCTCAAAGATGGTCATAGGATTAAATCTCTTATTCTTAAGATTACGCCCAATAGTATTTTTGAAAGATTCTATTTCTTATCACATCAATTTAATAAGAAGTTAGGGGATTATATCTTTGCCAAGATCGTTGAAGCTACGATTGTAGGTCTTGTTATCACCTTAGGGCTTTTGATGTTAGATGTACGGTTTGCCTTACTCTTCGGTTTAATTGCGGCGATTACAAATGTAATACCTTATCTAGGACCAGTTCTAGGAAGTGTACCGGCCCTCGTTTTTGGAGTCGTTGATTACGGTATGGGAACGACTTTTGGTGCTATGTGTATTCTGTATATCATTGCAAACGCAATCGATATTGCGATTGTGTTTCCAATTCTTGTATCGAAGATTGTTGATCTTCACCCAATAATTGTCGTTCTTAGTGTTATCATTGGATCACAGGCCTTTGGTATTTTGGGGATGGTAATTTCAATTCCATTGGCTGCTGCGTTAAAACTAATCTGTAGTGAGATTTATGCTGAAATTTATCAGAATCGATATCGTTAA